From one Treponema denticola genomic stretch:
- a CDS encoding UDP-N-acetylmuramoyl-tripeptide--D-alanyl-D-alanine ligase: MVRENLSKNLDYSLMTLDELLTSTGAWLVYESNSSKAFSSVAIDSRNVKNNSLFIPLRGENQDGHIYIESALKKGAKFFIVDFDHLDENETTLLSLCKNYDASCVAVKNNLKALQDAARYYLSKFPNLYKIGITGSSGKTTTKEILASIYSKKYNTVSTKGNLNSETGLPLSVFEVRPEHEAGIFELGMNRKGEIAEIASVLLPNAAIITNIGTAHIGILGTKQAIAEEKKEIFSFFKDDSLGFIPDCEFTDFLKDVSHGSIFTVSNNDSSLVQNVEDAGVSGSKIFYRGEEISFPLPGVYNVKNALLCIALAEKKGFSAKEIKSGLEAVRPLFGRSQVLHGFVTYFLDCYNANPDSMKSAIEFCDSINTECAKHYVLASMLELGVESDYEHKKIIEDSINSNADNLYFFGDDICSAFEGLKVSSSKKIYKFKTNQFDALKEQLKENLSKDDFVLLKGSRSMELERLESVLKEGEI; the protein is encoded by the coding sequence ATGGTTAGAGAAAACTTAAGCAAGAATTTAGACTATTCTCTTATGACTCTTGATGAATTGCTTACAAGTACCGGTGCATGGCTTGTTTATGAATCGAATTCCTCTAAAGCTTTTTCTTCTGTAGCAATAGACAGCCGTAATGTAAAAAATAATTCTCTCTTTATTCCTTTACGAGGTGAAAATCAGGACGGGCATATTTACATAGAGTCTGCTTTAAAGAAGGGTGCTAAATTTTTTATTGTTGACTTTGATCATCTTGATGAAAATGAAACTACATTATTGTCATTGTGTAAAAACTATGATGCTTCATGCGTTGCCGTAAAAAATAATTTAAAAGCTTTGCAGGATGCTGCAAGATATTATTTATCGAAGTTTCCCAATCTTTATAAGATAGGTATTACAGGATCAAGCGGTAAAACAACTACAAAAGAAATTTTGGCTTCTATATATTCTAAAAAATATAATACCGTATCGACAAAGGGGAATTTAAATTCCGAAACGGGTTTACCTCTTTCCGTTTTTGAAGTGCGCCCCGAACATGAAGCCGGAATATTTGAGCTTGGTATGAACCGTAAGGGGGAGATAGCCGAAATAGCAAGCGTTCTTTTACCAAACGCCGCTATAATTACAAATATAGGAACTGCCCATATCGGAATTCTCGGTACAAAGCAGGCGATTGCTGAGGAAAAAAAAGAAATTTTTTCTTTTTTTAAAGATGATTCTTTAGGTTTTATTCCTGACTGTGAGTTTACGGATTTTTTAAAAGATGTTTCTCATGGTTCGATTTTTACGGTTTCAAATAATGATTCTTCATTGGTGCAAAATGTTGAAGATGCCGGTGTATCAGGTTCTAAAATTTTTTATAGAGGAGAAGAAATTTCATTTCCATTACCCGGAGTATATAATGTAAAAAATGCTCTTTTATGTATAGCCTTGGCGGAAAAGAAGGGCTTTTCGGCTAAGGAAATTAAATCGGGTTTAGAAGCCGTGCGGCCTCTGTTTGGTAGATCGCAGGTTTTGCACGGCTTTGTAACCTATTTTTTGGATTGTTATAATGCAAATCCTGATTCAATGAAAAGTGCAATAGAGTTTTGTGACTCTATAAATACCGAATGTGCAAAACATTATGTTTTGGCATCTATGCTTGAGCTGGGTGTTGAGTCAGATTATGAGCATAAAAAAATAATTGAAGATTCAATAAACTCTAATGCCGATAATTTATATTTTTTTGGAGATGATATTTGTTCCGCTTTTGAAGGTTTAAAAGTTTCTTCTTCAAAAAAAATATATAAGTTTAAAACGAATCAATTCGATGCGTTAAAAGAACAGCTTAAAGAAAATTTGTCTAAAGATGATTTTGTTTTATTAAAAGGTTCAAGATCAATGGAGCTTGAAAGATTGGAATCCGTTTTAAAAGAAGGGGAGATTTAA
- the mraZ gene encoding division/cell wall cluster transcriptional repressor MraZ, giving the protein MTGEYKNTLDEKGRIMFPARIRAELPDSNLVITRGVGNCLWIFTADKWKKVSDEIMKKTSLFKAQSLLVMRRLIAPAQEIEVDKNGRISIPQSLRECAGLEKDCIILGLGKFCELWDLKQYEKYLKESEPDFSEAAEALGEIGF; this is encoded by the coding sequence ATGACCGGAGAATATAAGAATACTCTTGACGAAAAAGGAAGAATTATGTTTCCGGCTAGAATTCGTGCAGAATTACCCGATTCAAATTTGGTTATTACAAGAGGTGTAGGTAACTGTCTTTGGATTTTTACTGCGGATAAGTGGAAAAAGGTTTCTGATGAGATTATGAAGAAAACTTCTTTGTTTAAAGCACAATCTTTGTTGGTTATGAGGCGTTTAATTGCCCCTGCCCAAGAAATTGAGGTTGATAAAAACGGCCGTATATCTATTCCCCAGAGCCTCCGCGAGTGTGCAGGGCTCGAAAAAGACTGCATTATTTTAGGTCTCGGTAAATTTTGTGAATTGTGGGATCTAAAACAATATGAAAAATATTTAAAGGAGAGTGAGCCGGATTTTTCTGAAGCTGCTGAAGCTTTGGGTGAAATAGGTTTTTAG
- the ftsW gene encoding putative lipid II flippase FtsW, with protein MVKHIIAKKNIHSEKYDFVFAMSVLLLFGVGFATLYSGSIHYAQRFFDNHLYFVGKQIKHFIAGIIAMTFFLFVDFSTIRKMLPFIMLVTFIFCLLPFIPGIGEERNGASRWINIAGFMFQPSELLKLSLILFLANFFDKKNGNYDQPLVSIITPFVIISLFAFLVYLENDFSSSMFIFFIAGLMFFIAGVPILWFIKGFVSFAPIFILMIITKEYRMERVLSFLDPSRSPLDSSFQIQAALNALTSGGVWGQGLGNGLRKIASVPEIYSDFIFVVWAEEMGFIGVVFYIALLAFFAFFGYRIAFGCKSRFGAYVAFGAVSCIVSQSLVNCAVVSKMIPATGIPLPFFSSGGSSLVVTFSLCGLILNASGYVNKKEK; from the coding sequence ATGGTGAAGCATATTATTGCAAAGAAAAATATTCACTCTGAAAAATATGACTTTGTTTTTGCAATGTCGGTTCTTCTCCTTTTCGGTGTCGGCTTTGCGACCTTGTATTCGGGTTCTATTCACTATGCTCAACGTTTTTTTGACAATCACCTTTATTTTGTCGGTAAGCAAATAAAACATTTTATTGCAGGTATCATTGCAATGACGTTTTTTCTCTTTGTAGATTTTTCTACAATAAGAAAAATGCTGCCTTTTATTATGCTTGTGACTTTTATTTTTTGCCTGCTTCCGTTTATTCCCGGAATCGGAGAAGAAAGAAACGGTGCTTCCCGATGGATAAATATTGCAGGTTTTATGTTTCAGCCTTCGGAGCTTTTAAAACTTTCTTTAATTTTATTTTTAGCTAATTTTTTCGATAAAAAAAACGGTAACTATGATCAGCCTTTGGTTTCGATTATTACGCCTTTTGTTATAATATCTTTGTTTGCTTTTTTGGTGTACTTGGAAAATGACTTTTCTTCTTCGATGTTTATCTTTTTTATAGCCGGTTTGATGTTCTTTATAGCAGGAGTGCCGATATTATGGTTTATTAAAGGATTTGTAAGTTTTGCACCAATCTTTATTTTAATGATTATAACAAAAGAATATAGAATGGAGCGCGTTTTATCTTTTTTGGATCCTTCAAGGAGTCCTTTAGATTCAAGTTTTCAAATACAGGCTGCTCTTAATGCATTGACAAGCGGTGGAGTTTGGGGACAAGGATTAGGAAACGGTTTACGTAAAATAGCAAGTGTGCCTGAAATATATTCCGATTTTATATTTGTTGTATGGGCTGAAGAAATGGGATTTATCGGTGTTGTGTTTTATATTGCATTACTTGCCTTCTTTGCATTTTTCGGCTATAGAATAGCTTTTGGCTGTAAGAGCAGATTTGGTGCTTATGTAGCTTTTGGGGCTGTCAGTTGTATTGTATCCCAGTCACTGGTAAATTGCGCTGTTGTTTCAAAAATGATTCCTGCCACAGGAATACCTCTTCCTTTTTTTTCATCGGGAGGTTCATCATTGGTAGTTACGTTTTCTTTATGCGGTCTAATTTTAAATGCATCAGGATATGTGAATAAAAAGGAGAAATAG
- the ftsA gene encoding cell division protein FtsA, whose amino-acid sequence MSDDIIVGLDIGSKNIRVVVAEKNDEGHLQITGIGMSESTGIHRGIVTNIENTVQGINKAVDEAEVMSGVDISHCTVGLGGVHIEGVNSKGVFPIRDKGKNNKEIDRSDIDAVINSAQAVEFTGDREIIHVVPQSYTVDKQRGIKDPLNMIGTRLEAEVHLITGVATSMKNIPNCVQRADLNIDGLMHNGLADVRAVMTNDEQELGSILIDIGAGTTDIVVMQNGGPIITASLPVGGIQVTNDLAIVKSIPFDTAEKIKISSGCCWLPFVERDEQILIPAFGGRGPEEVYRSKICEILQARMAEIFVMVKNKVDGLTQASCLGGSVIICGGGALLNGTTELADEIFGMQSARLGIPSTIGGVVGRYRSPEFAAVLGLILHRLDDQNKIGKVSSSGKENSGLVVSKIKNFIKELF is encoded by the coding sequence ATGAGTGATGATATAATCGTAGGTTTGGATATAGGAAGTAAAAATATTCGAGTTGTTGTTGCCGAAAAAAACGATGAAGGGCATTTACAGATTACGGGTATCGGTATGAGTGAATCGACGGGCATACATCGGGGTATTGTCACTAATATTGAAAATACCGTTCAGGGTATAAATAAGGCTGTTGATGAGGCTGAGGTTATGTCCGGTGTAGATATTTCACATTGTACTGTCGGCTTGGGCGGAGTTCATATAGAGGGAGTCAACTCTAAGGGCGTTTTTCCTATAAGAGACAAGGGTAAAAATAATAAGGAAATAGACCGTTCCGATATAGATGCCGTAATTAATTCTGCACAGGCTGTTGAGTTTACAGGAGATAGAGAAATAATTCATGTGGTGCCTCAATCTTATACAGTAGATAAGCAGCGAGGAATCAAAGATCCGTTAAATATGATAGGTACAAGACTTGAAGCAGAGGTTCATTTAATAACAGGTGTAGCGACATCTATGAAAAATATTCCCAACTGTGTTCAAAGAGCCGATTTAAATATAGACGGCTTAATGCATAACGGTTTGGCGGATGTAAGAGCCGTTATGACAAATGATGAACAAGAGCTTGGTTCAATTTTAATAGATATTGGAGCGGGGACTACCGATATAGTTGTTATGCAAAACGGAGGACCTATAATTACAGCCTCCTTACCTGTAGGCGGAATACAGGTTACCAATGATCTTGCAATAGTAAAAAGTATTCCGTTTGATACGGCAGAAAAAATAAAAATATCAAGCGGATGCTGCTGGCTTCCCTTTGTTGAAAGAGATGAACAGATTTTAATTCCGGCTTTTGGAGGAAGGGGACCTGAAGAAGTTTATAGAAGTAAGATTTGCGAAATATTGCAAGCCCGCATGGCTGAAATTTTTGTAATGGTAAAAAATAAGGTGGATGGTCTTACGCAAGCTTCCTGCCTTGGCGGTTCCGTTATAATATGCGGAGGCGGAGCCTTGCTAAACGGTACAACGGAATTAGCTGATGAAATATTCGGTATGCAATCTGCCCGACTGGGAATTCCTTCAACTATAGGAGGCGTTGTAGGGCGATATCGAAGCCCGGAGTTCGCTGCGGTGTTGGGATTAATATTGCATAGATTGGATGATCAAAATAAGATAGGTAAGGTTTCAAGTTCCGGAAAAGAAAATTCGGGGCTTGTTGTTTCAAAAATAAAAAATTTTATAAAAGAATTATTTTAA
- a CDS encoding cell division protein FtsL yields MKKILAVLFTLFIPLFLFAVVLQSSRYTSVERDLADYNKEQSKIIDENKKKISGISILSKPERIERIAVEELKMRKALSAEILRVSISKENKDG; encoded by the coding sequence ATGAAAAAAATACTTGCTGTGCTTTTCACATTGTTTATTCCTCTTTTTTTATTTGCGGTGGTTTTGCAGTCTTCGCGTTATACAAGTGTTGAAAGGGATTTGGCTGATTATAATAAAGAACAGTCTAAAATTATTGATGAAAATAAAAAGAAAATTTCCGGTATTTCTATTTTATCGAAGCCTGAGCGTATTGAAAGAATTGCCGTTGAAGAATTAAAAATGAGAAAAGCTTTGTCGGCCGAGATTTTGAGGGTTTCAATTTCAAAGGAGAATAAGGATGGTTAG
- a CDS encoding site-specific tyrosine recombinase — MTKIQLRAFYGFLISAESHSKATAQTYINTLQLFQEHMSDSLIENATEADCIDFILHRSESGIMAKTIAKDIAALNSFFRFLIIEGVRKDNPSESIERPKREKTLPRVLSPDEVDSLFAAIPLDSPNNIRDRALFELIYSAGLRVSEIVNLKLEDIFYDEDLIKVTGKGNKERIVPFGSAAKYWLKQYILEARTELLKPKHPENTLTSGSVFLNNRGAVLTRKGIWKRINELSNFSGIETKVHTLRHSYATHLLAGGADLRSVQCLLGHSDISTTQVYTHIEDKSLQMYHNKFFDTKKLERGIK, encoded by the coding sequence CTGACAAAGATACAGCTTCGGGCTTTTTACGGATTTTTAATTTCAGCAGAATCTCATTCCAAAGCAACAGCTCAAACCTATATTAATACCTTGCAATTATTTCAAGAGCATATGTCAGATAGTTTAATTGAAAATGCAACGGAAGCCGACTGTATTGATTTTATTTTGCATAGATCCGAATCAGGAATTATGGCTAAAACCATAGCCAAGGATATTGCAGCTCTTAATTCCTTTTTTAGATTTTTAATTATCGAAGGAGTTAGAAAAGATAATCCGAGTGAGAGTATTGAAAGACCTAAAAGGGAAAAGACCTTGCCCAGAGTTTTATCTCCGGATGAAGTTGACAGCCTTTTTGCTGCAATTCCTTTGGATTCTCCTAATAATATTAGAGACCGTGCTTTGTTTGAGCTTATTTATTCGGCCGGTCTTAGAGTCAGTGAGATTGTTAATTTAAAACTGGAAGATATTTTTTATGATGAAGATTTAATAAAGGTTACGGGGAAAGGCAATAAAGAGCGGATTGTTCCTTTCGGCAGTGCCGCCAAGTATTGGCTTAAGCAATATATACTTGAAGCCCGTACCGAACTATTAAAACCTAAACATCCTGAAAATACATTGACTTCAGGTTCCGTATTTTTAAATAATAGAGGAGCTGTTTTAACCAGAAAGGGAATTTGGAAAAGAATAAATGAGCTTTCAAATTTTTCCGGTATTGAAACAAAGGTTCATACTTTAAGACATTCTTATGCTACGCATTTACTTGCCGGAGGAGCGGATTTGAGATCCGTTCAATGTCTTTTAGGACACTCCGATATTTCTACAACTCAAGTTTATACGCATATCGAGGATAAATCTTTGCAAATGTATCATAATAAATTTTTTGATACTAAAAAGTTAGAGCGAGGTATAAAATGA
- the ftsZ gene encoding cell division protein FtsZ: MLYEVMEDKVNDEVVDAGTPAIIKVIGAGGGGSNAVNRMMSSSMRYVDFIVANTDLQALRHSNAPLKLPIGTKITKGLGSGGDPEIGEQAAIEDREVIANAIKDADMLFITAGMGGGTGTGSAPIIAEIAKEQGILTVAVVTKPFAFEGRKRMVLAEEGIKKLRESVDTVITIPNQHLLNMVDPSTPVVEAFKKADDVLRQAVQGISDLIYQHGEINVDLADVKAVMKSQGNAHMGVGVGEGQNRAVDAATNALNNPLLEEARVEGAKNLLVNICGSEKLTMHELSEIMDIINAGADPDVATFFGATIDPSVENKIVVTLIATGFRSNDKFPIDDAASNRKPVRDKAENLVFTDDSFMTSREWSTVNKTNPPNLLGLGLRNRSETSSEKHYEESYVAERKPSFSSIVPPMESDLDTPAYYRNQNVLR, encoded by the coding sequence ATGTTATATGAAGTAATGGAAGACAAGGTAAATGATGAAGTTGTCGATGCAGGTACTCCGGCTATAATAAAAGTTATAGGTGCCGGAGGAGGCGGTTCAAATGCCGTAAACAGAATGATGTCCAGCAGTATGAGGTATGTTGACTTTATAGTTGCAAATACCGATTTACAGGCATTACGTCATTCAAATGCTCCTTTAAAATTACCTATAGGAACAAAGATTACCAAAGGTTTGGGTTCAGGAGGAGATCCTGAGATAGGAGAGCAGGCTGCTATCGAAGATCGCGAAGTAATTGCAAATGCAATAAAAGATGCGGATATGCTTTTTATAACGGCAGGCATGGGCGGAGGCACCGGTACAGGTTCGGCTCCAATTATTGCCGAAATTGCCAAGGAGCAGGGTATATTAACCGTTGCAGTAGTTACAAAGCCGTTTGCATTTGAAGGCCGTAAAAGAATGGTTCTTGCAGAAGAAGGTATAAAGAAATTAAGAGAATCCGTAGACACCGTAATTACTATTCCGAATCAGCACTTATTGAATATGGTAGATCCTTCAACGCCTGTTGTGGAAGCATTTAAAAAGGCTGATGATGTTTTACGTCAGGCTGTTCAAGGTATCTCGGATTTAATTTATCAACATGGAGAAATTAATGTTGATTTAGCTGATGTTAAAGCTGTAATGAAATCACAGGGTAATGCTCATATGGGTGTAGGTGTAGGTGAAGGACAAAATAGAGCCGTGGATGCTGCAACAAATGCGCTTAACAATCCTTTACTTGAAGAAGCCAGAGTTGAAGGAGCTAAAAATCTTTTGGTAAATATTTGCGGAAGTGAAAAACTAACCATGCATGAGCTTTCTGAGATTATGGATATTATCAATGCCGGGGCAGATCCTGATGTGGCCACTTTTTTCGGTGCAACCATAGATCCTTCCGTAGAAAACAAAATTGTTGTTACGCTTATTGCAACAGGTTTTAGATCAAACGATAAGTTTCCTATTGATGATGCAGCATCTAACAGGAAGCCTGTTCGTGACAAAGCAGAAAACTTGGTATTTACAGATGATTCTTTTATGACTTCAAGAGAGTGGTCTACGGTTAATAAAACAAATCCTCCTAATCTTTTAGGCCTTGGATTAAGAAATAGGAGCGAGACTTCTTCTGAAAAACATTATGAAGAGAGTTATGTTGCAGAAAGGAAACCTTCTTTTAGCTCTATAGTTCCGCCTATGGAAAGTGATTTGGATACTCCTGCATATTACAGAAATCAAAATGTTTTAAGATAG
- a CDS encoding cell division protein FtsQ/DivIB, which translates to MADILYTWKKDEYLNDAYVKENVINDNKSSKLKSAVIRFFIISFVLLLLGEVIYYAIILPYSSIAAVNISGCSDLSSIEVKKLAGIESNTKWLSIDSSEISKRLVSYSGIASATVEKKFPDKVLIKIVERKAVALAFTEVEGRTVPMEIDGYGVIFRIGSPIIQSNLPIITGLTFKNPREGMRVNEKISQLFVQLDILQKKHPVLLNEISEIKIQPKKYGGYDLILYSVKSRLSVITNKFLTEESLQYMILILDVVKDINLEKNIIGIDLRGANAVYIKREAKDE; encoded by the coding sequence ATGGCTGATATTTTGTATACTTGGAAAAAAGATGAATATTTGAATGATGCATATGTTAAAGAGAATGTTATTAATGATAATAAATCATCAAAGCTTAAGTCGGCTGTAATTAGATTTTTTATTATTAGTTTTGTCTTGCTTTTATTGGGAGAGGTCATCTATTATGCAATAATTTTACCCTATAGTTCTATAGCAGCAGTAAATATTTCGGGTTGTTCCGATTTAAGTTCTATAGAAGTAAAAAAACTTGCAGGAATCGAAAGTAATACTAAGTGGCTTTCAATAGATTCTTCTGAGATTTCTAAAAGGCTTGTATCATATTCCGGAATTGCATCAGCTACTGTAGAAAAAAAATTCCCCGATAAGGTTTTAATTAAGATAGTTGAAAGAAAGGCTGTTGCTTTGGCTTTTACGGAAGTTGAAGGAAGAACCGTTCCGATGGAAATTGACGGCTACGGTGTGATTTTTAGGATAGGTTCTCCTATTATTCAATCAAATTTGCCTATTATTACAGGGCTTACATTTAAAAATCCTCGTGAAGGTATGCGGGTTAACGAAAAAATTTCTCAGCTTTTTGTTCAGTTGGATATTTTGCAAAAAAAACATCCCGTTTTATTAAATGAAATATCGGAGATAAAAATTCAGCCTAAAAAATACGGAGGTTATGATTTGATTCTCTATTCTGTAAAGAGCAGGTTATCGGTTATAACCAATAAATTTTTGACGGAAGAATCTTTACAATATATGATTCTTATTCTGGATGTAGTTAAGGATATAAATTTAGAAAAAAATATTATTGGAATTGATCTACGTGGTGCTAATGCCGTTTATATAAAAAGAGAGGCTAAAGATGAGTGA
- a CDS encoding prolyl oligopeptidase family serine peptidase, whose product MQYKKSDVSDNYFGTVVPDPYRWLEDDNAPEVIAWVKEENKKTEDFLSKISFRGELKKRLEEIWDYEKRSGLFKAGDFYYFFRTEGLQNQSIMYRQSGNTRAESSPEVFFDPNKLSSDGTTALKNLAFSKNGKYMAYSVSGSGSDWEEIFVFDAEKKADTGEHIHWVKFSNIAWYKDGFFYSSYDAPDKGKSLTEKNEFQKLKYHKLGTKESDDLLIFEDKEHPLRSFSASTTEDEKTLLLTALEAGSEGNMIFVADLSEGLPKCSNCFKQYNTHFNDSVWPLETENGFLYLLTNKQAPFYRVVKTSLNNISEESIDEVIPQKDCLLSSAALCGGKLLTVYLRDVQDEAFICGLDGKNSTKINLPANGSISFSGTRKNEGSLFFNFTSYTTPNKIIRYDIKTNSLTDFFVPAIPINTGDFKCEQVFFKSKDGTKIPMHIVSKKDIKLDGNNPTIMYGYGGFAISLPPVFSAARMAFLEKGGIFACVNLRGGLEYGEAWHSAGKKMKKQNVFDDFIAAGEYLIEHKYTSSKKLAIQGGSNGGLLIGAVTNQRPDLFAVAIPQVGVLDMLRYQHFTIGWAWVDEYGSSEDSKEMFEYLYAYSPLHNVKEGINYPSIMVCTGDHDDRVVPAHSFKYAQALHDTYKGENPILIRITEKAGHGAGKPTAKIIEETADIYAFIFKQTGHKI is encoded by the coding sequence ATGCAATATAAAAAATCGGATGTTTCCGACAATTATTTTGGAACCGTCGTGCCTGACCCGTATCGATGGCTTGAAGACGATAATGCACCCGAAGTCATAGCTTGGGTAAAAGAAGAAAATAAAAAAACCGAAGATTTTTTATCCAAAATCTCTTTCAGAGGCGAGCTAAAAAAACGGCTCGAGGAAATTTGGGATTATGAAAAACGCTCAGGTCTTTTTAAGGCAGGAGACTTTTATTATTTTTTTAGAACGGAAGGCTTACAAAATCAAAGCATTATGTACCGCCAAAGCGGAAACACAAGGGCGGAAAGCTCTCCTGAAGTTTTTTTCGATCCGAATAAGCTAAGCTCGGACGGAACTACGGCCTTAAAAAATCTTGCCTTTTCCAAGAATGGAAAATATATGGCCTACTCCGTATCGGGAAGCGGCTCCGATTGGGAAGAAATCTTTGTCTTTGATGCCGAAAAAAAAGCCGATACGGGAGAACACATACACTGGGTAAAATTCTCCAACATTGCATGGTATAAGGACGGTTTTTTTTACAGCTCATACGATGCTCCCGATAAAGGAAAATCTTTAACCGAAAAAAACGAATTCCAAAAGTTAAAATACCATAAACTTGGAACAAAAGAAAGCGATGACCTTCTCATTTTTGAGGACAAGGAGCATCCCTTGCGCTCTTTTTCCGCAAGTACAACTGAAGACGAGAAAACCCTCCTTCTTACAGCTCTTGAAGCCGGAAGTGAGGGCAATATGATCTTTGTTGCGGATCTAAGCGAAGGCCTTCCTAAATGTTCAAACTGCTTTAAACAATACAACACTCATTTTAATGACAGTGTCTGGCCTCTTGAAACGGAAAACGGCTTTTTATATTTATTAACAAATAAACAAGCTCCATTTTACCGAGTTGTAAAGACATCTTTAAACAATATAAGTGAAGAGTCCATCGATGAAGTAATCCCTCAAAAAGACTGCCTTTTATCAAGCGCAGCCCTTTGCGGAGGAAAACTCCTTACGGTTTACTTGCGGGATGTTCAGGATGAGGCCTTTATCTGCGGTCTCGACGGAAAAAACAGTACAAAAATAAATCTGCCTGCAAATGGAAGCATCTCTTTTTCAGGAACACGAAAAAATGAAGGCTCTTTATTTTTCAATTTTACCTCTTATACAACTCCCAACAAAATCATACGCTATGATATAAAAACAAACAGTTTAACCGACTTTTTTGTTCCTGCCATTCCAATCAACACAGGAGATTTTAAATGCGAACAGGTCTTTTTTAAGAGCAAGGACGGAACAAAGATTCCTATGCACATTGTTTCAAAAAAAGATATTAAACTCGACGGAAATAATCCGACGATTATGTATGGGTACGGAGGCTTTGCTATTTCCCTTCCGCCCGTCTTCTCTGCAGCCAGAATGGCCTTTTTGGAAAAAGGAGGCATTTTTGCCTGCGTAAATTTACGCGGCGGTCTTGAATACGGAGAAGCATGGCACTCAGCCGGAAAAAAGATGAAAAAACAAAACGTCTTCGACGATTTTATTGCAGCAGGAGAATATTTGATAGAACACAAATATACTTCAAGCAAAAAACTTGCAATTCAAGGAGGCTCGAACGGAGGCCTTTTAATAGGAGCCGTAACAAACCAACGCCCCGATCTTTTTGCCGTTGCAATCCCTCAGGTTGGAGTCTTGGATATGCTCCGCTACCAGCATTTTACCATAGGCTGGGCTTGGGTCGATGAATACGGAAGCAGCGAGGACAGTAAGGAGATGTTTGAATATCTTTATGCTTACTCTCCCCTCCATAACGTAAAAGAAGGGATAAATTATCCTTCCATTATGGTATGTACGGGAGACCATGATGACAGGGTTGTTCCTGCACACTCCTTTAAGTATGCCCAAGCTCTACATGACACTTACAAGGGAGAAAACCCGATCCTTATCCGTATAACCGAAAAAGCAGGCCACGGAGCCGGCAAACCTACAGCAAAAATAATAGAAGAAACGGCGGATATCTACGCCTTTATCTTTAAGCAAACCGGTCATAAAATCTAA
- the rsmH gene encoding 16S rRNA (cytosine(1402)-N(4))-methyltransferase RsmH encodes MQPVHTSVLLEECLEFLKPDVSDNLFVDGTLGEGGHTEAFLKRYPQLNAIGLDADVSIQERAKERLKPFGERIRFHLGWSDEFFKNYPKDSVPPNLVLLDLGISMFHYVKSGRGFSFFSDEPLDMRLNPELRLSAADIVNSYNEKDLADLIFNYGEERYSRKIASHIVEQRAAAAFSNAKELADCIYKAVPQNYRHGKIHPATKTFQALRIAVNGELDRLPRLLEAAFSVLAPNGRLGVITFHSLEDRIVKFYFKELGKSCTCPENMPICKCGGRPKAEVLTKKAVKASDEEIRLNPPSRSARLRVVRKIDYRES; translated from the coding sequence ATGCAGCCAGTCCATACATCGGTATTGCTTGAAGAATGTCTCGAATTCTTAAAACCCGATGTTTCCGATAATCTTTTTGTAGACGGAACATTGGGAGAAGGCGGACATACTGAAGCTTTTTTAAAAAGATATCCTCAACTGAATGCAATAGGCCTTGATGCCGATGTTTCTATTCAAGAACGGGCAAAAGAAAGGCTAAAACCCTTCGGTGAACGCATCCGATTTCACTTAGGCTGGTCCGATGAGTTTTTTAAAAATTACCCTAAAGATTCTGTTCCTCCAAATTTAGTTCTTTTGGATTTGGGGATATCCATGTTTCACTATGTAAAATCGGGGAGGGGGTTTTCTTTTTTTTCTGACGAACCCTTGGATATGAGGCTGAATCCTGAGCTTAGGCTGAGTGCCGCCGATATTGTCAATTCTTATAATGAAAAAGATTTGGCGGATTTAATTTTTAATTACGGTGAAGAACGCTATTCAAGAAAGATAGCTTCCCATATAGTTGAACAAAGAGCTGCGGCGGCTTTTAGTAATGCAAAAGAATTGGCTGATTGTATTTACAAGGCTGTTCCTCAAAATTACAGGCATGGAAAAATTCATCCTGCAACAAAAACGTTTCAAGCTCTTAGAATTGCAGTGAACGGAGAGCTTGATAGGCTGCCCCGTCTTTTGGAGGCTGCTTTTTCGGTTTTGGCTCCTAACGGACGGCTTGGAGTTATTACTTTTCATTCTCTTGAGGATAGAATTGTAAAGTTCTATTTTAAAGAATTAGGGAAAAGCTGTACCTGTCCCGAAAATATGCCGATATGTAAGTGCGGGGGCAGACCTAAGGCTGAGGTTTTAACAAAAAAAGCCGTTAAGGCTTCTGATGAGGAAATAAGGCTTAATCCTCCGTCGAGGAGTGCACGCCTTAGGGTTGTGCGTAAAATTGATTATCGGGAGAGTTAA